From a region of the Deltaproteobacteria bacterium genome:
- a CDS encoding TonB family protein, whose translation MRDPRLTDITRSNPEQIHRYEYRRVIVFLFVAAVAHLIALPFIGKRYFVITSIDKIKKAPVKVVSLNAKAKKALRKTRRAMAASSKAQTKTNVPKIDEKTPKPKDIAGQIVDIPPTADDHVPENARFLSEHNTHVERETRSRYQSQHYKNAMNEPTTTKRGQAQGPETIKDAKAIEINLNAQNTNKTNTTNDTPAPAVEIPKITPRDRLALKLNSEFGKIHNRDSISASEGNSDRLKLSLDQGSNQKNSNNSEVALQKGKKSIELVPQIGVLASLSGAPANDHLEGVDLGEGTFLNSRAFKYASFFNRIKRDVSNNWRPMQEYQRRDPTGNIYGFRSRETVLNITLKADGTLKDTKILQSSGLDFLDREAIYAFKRAGPFPNPPKGLIQNNDEISFPFGFYIDFSGRSRSPF comes from the coding sequence ATGCGTGATCCAAGATTGACCGACATAACTCGATCAAATCCAGAACAAATACATCGGTATGAGTACCGACGGGTGATTGTTTTTTTATTTGTGGCGGCAGTAGCACACTTAATTGCATTACCTTTTATTGGTAAACGCTATTTTGTAATAACATCGATCGATAAAATTAAAAAAGCCCCAGTTAAAGTTGTTTCACTTAATGCTAAAGCCAAAAAAGCATTACGCAAAACTCGCAGGGCAATGGCTGCCAGCAGCAAAGCACAAACTAAGACTAATGTGCCCAAGATTGACGAGAAAACCCCTAAGCCTAAGGATATTGCCGGTCAAATAGTTGATATCCCACCTACTGCTGATGACCATGTACCTGAAAATGCACGCTTTTTATCTGAGCATAATACTCATGTTGAGCGCGAAACACGCAGTCGTTATCAGTCACAACATTACAAAAATGCAATGAATGAGCCAACAACCACGAAACGTGGACAAGCTCAGGGGCCTGAAACAATAAAAGATGCCAAAGCTATTGAAATTAATCTTAACGCGCAAAACACTAATAAAACAAACACAACCAATGACACTCCTGCGCCTGCAGTGGAGATCCCCAAAATTACCCCTCGCGATCGTTTAGCCCTCAAACTTAACTCAGAATTTGGCAAAATCCACAATCGTGATTCAATTTCTGCATCTGAGGGTAATAGTGACAGACTCAAACTCTCGCTAGATCAAGGAAGTAATCAAAAAAATTCTAATAATTCAGAAGTTGCCCTTCAAAAGGGAAAAAAATCTATCGAATTAGTTCCACAAATAGGAGTGTTGGCTAGCCTTTCGGGGGCTCCCGCAAATGATCACCTTGAAGGTGTAGATTTGGGCGAAGGTACTTTTTTAAACTCGCGTGCCTTTAAATATGCTTCATTTTTTAATCGAATTAAACGCGATGTCAGCAACAATTGGCGACCTATGCAAGAGTATCAGCGCCGTGATCCCACTGGTAACATATATGGCTTTCGTTCTCGTGAAACAGTTTTAAATATTACGTTAAAAGCAGATGGTACGCTGAAAGATACAAAGATTTTACAATCTAGCGGTCTTGATTTTCTTGATCGTGAAGCAATTTATGCATTCAAACGCGCTGGGCCATTTCCAAATCCACCTAAGGGTTTAATTCAAAATAATGACGAGATTTCTTTTCCATTTGGTTTTTATATAGATTTTAGCGGTCGTTCACGATCCCCATTTTAA
- a CDS encoding MFS transporter, with protein sequence MCAFGVLTKPLIQSLRTTFAALYHKNYRYWFIGQVISILGTFMQITAQGFLIYQLTRSPAYLGYVAFVAGVPAWFFNLYGGVVADRIPQRLLLLTTQSIMMLLAFILAALTYCEIVQPWHILVLAFCLGIANSFDAPARHAFVAELVPRVDLGNAIALNSTIFNIGTTVGPSIAGMLYVWFGPAWCFFINGLSFVAVLVALAIMRLSSKIKIISTASARREIILGLLFVWRHRVIRTLILGIMAISFFGFAIITLMPAWATEVLHGDARTNGWLLTARGLGSLIGALMIAAYGRQVHRGRHLSMVIFILPIAQLVFSAAHILSISLIFLLLTGWSVMIFMNMTNTVIQMNVADELRGRVLSIYTLSFFGMMPIGGLVVGALATHIGVPITIALCSIILLIYAILVRVYVPELAKQQ encoded by the coding sequence ATGTGTGCTTTTGGAGTTTTGACTAAGCCACTCATCCAAAGTCTACGCACAACCTTTGCCGCTCTTTACCACAAAAACTACCGCTATTGGTTTATCGGCCAAGTAATTTCTATACTTGGCACCTTTATGCAAATTACCGCCCAAGGCTTTTTAATTTATCAACTTACACGTTCTCCGGCATATCTTGGTTACGTCGCCTTTGTTGCCGGCGTACCAGCTTGGTTTTTCAATCTTTATGGTGGGGTAGTAGCCGACCGCATACCACAACGCCTGCTTTTGCTTACCACGCAATCAATTATGATGTTGCTTGCTTTTATCTTAGCAGCATTAACTTACTGCGAAATTGTACAACCTTGGCATATTTTAGTATTAGCTTTTTGCCTTGGTATTGCAAATTCTTTTGATGCCCCAGCGCGACATGCTTTTGTTGCAGAACTTGTGCCCCGCGTTGATCTTGGTAATGCTATTGCATTAAACTCCACTATATTTAATATAGGGACTACTGTAGGGCCAAGTATTGCAGGGATGCTTTACGTTTGGTTCGGGCCGGCTTGGTGCTTTTTCATTAATGGCCTGTCGTTTGTGGCGGTGTTAGTAGCTTTGGCAATCATGCGTTTATCATCAAAAATAAAAATTATATCTACAGCTTCGGCCCGCCGCGAAATTATTCTTGGTCTATTATTCGTATGGCGGCATCGTGTGATACGTACGCTAATTTTAGGCATTATGGCGATAAGTTTTTTTGGTTTTGCCATAATTACTTTAATGCCCGCCTGGGCTACTGAAGTCTTACATGGCGATGCTCGCACAAATGGCTGGTTGTTAACCGCTCGTGGTTTAGGGTCTTTAATAGGCGCATTAATGATTGCTGCATATGGCAGACAAGTGCATCGGGGTCGCCATCTAAGCATGGTAATTTTTATCCTGCCGATAGCACAATTGGTATTTTCTGCAGCGCATATTCTTAGTATCTCTTTAATATTTCTATTGCTAACCGGTTGGTCAGTAATGATTTTTATGAATATGACTAATACAGTAATTCAAATGAATGTTGCTGATGAACTACGTGGTCGGGTTTTGAGTATTTATACGTTAAGTTTTTTTGGTATGATGCCCATTGGTGGTTTAGTGGTTGGTGCTTTAGCCACGCATATAGGCGTACCTATAACTATAGCCTTATGTTCCATAATACTCTTAATTTATGCGATTCTGGTAAGGGTTTATGTGCCCGAATTAGCTAAACAGCAATAA
- a CDS encoding sigma-70 family RNA polymerase sigma factor, protein MGIDIKSFYERYGPMVLRRCRRLLGDDEKAWDAMQDVFVQLLRSQNRLHDTAPSSLLFRMATNICLNRLRSQSRCRENQNDDIIDAIAQASTESQSQARLMLTRIFNSQRDDTNTATMAIMHWVDGMTYEEVAGETGLSVSGVRKRLRVLREKLLSKNIEVTP, encoded by the coding sequence TTGGGCATTGATATAAAAAGCTTCTATGAGCGTTATGGCCCCATGGTATTAAGACGCTGCCGCCGATTGCTCGGTGACGACGAGAAAGCGTGGGATGCCATGCAAGATGTATTTGTACAACTGCTGCGCTCGCAAAATCGACTACATGATACCGCACCTTCGAGCTTGTTATTTCGGATGGCGACTAATATTTGTCTTAATCGTTTACGTTCACAATCTCGCTGTCGCGAAAATCAAAACGATGACATCATTGATGCAATTGCCCAAGCATCAACTGAATCTCAGTCACAAGCACGACTTATGCTTACAAGAATATTTAATTCACAACGTGATGATACTAACACCGCAACCATGGCAATAATGCATTGGGTTGATGGTATGACTTATGAAGAAGTTGCTGGTGAAACCGGTTTATCGGTATCTGGGGTACGCAAACGCTTACGAGTGCTGCGCGAAAAATTGCTAAGTAAAAATATTGAGGTGACGCCATGA
- a CDS encoding caspase family protein produces the protein MKTFAAILINIVIVLLVSPNINANELPQGLRRFALIVGVNDGGPERSLLRYAASDAKTIARVLNELGGITEKDTTILLDIDNETLINTLEQYVSYIKSAQLPSQRIELVFYYSGHSDDQGLLLKGKRVGYRELRQALNKIPADVRVAIVDSCSSGALTRRKGGVHRPPFLIDGTTSVRGHAILTSSSEHEAAQESDRIRASYFTHYLISGLRGAADTTADGRVTLNEAYQFAFAETLHQTEKTQAGAQHPAYDIQLQGSGDLVMTDLRTTNASLSMAAELHGRFYIHDNSQHLAAELYKPIGRVVELGLEPGKYSVRLTQRDALYEAEVELQDGKHLLLKNNDLKKVSYELTAMRGKNNDINDFAAPEFAMPAEKNKNVSIDSFPRVNTSFSLIPTISTTETMVTKRLSLSLAMSESAYIDGADIGAGFNHVLYDLRGLQAGLVNKVDGAAVGAQVSYGVNLVNKQMFGLQGAAAFNSSNGGSFAQIAGGGNSTTAASRGLQTAGVFNIANSSFKGAQISGGFNVVKEDFTGAQITGILNQSSAYMTGVQIGLINLGGTKLTGSQIGLINISDDLSGGQIGLVNIGDKVNGTQIGLVNVSDNADAPIGFINYVKDVPLHFEFWGSSDEPTMFALRYGGKYIYAMFVTGIMRRNLPRMTNEDWSIGFGIGGHIPIQQAFIDIDIMGTSPASKFGHPDDHTTLGHLRLTVGWQIMPRLALFAGPMANVSIIADDKSLNLPVRDRFRSLEKVWHSGDTTVRLWPGFVIGVRI, from the coding sequence ATGAAAACTTTTGCAGCTATCCTAATAAATATAGTCATTGTTCTTTTAGTTAGCCCGAATATTAATGCTAACGAACTTCCTCAGGGATTACGACGCTTTGCTCTGATAGTTGGGGTTAATGATGGCGGCCCCGAAAGATCTTTACTGCGTTATGCTGCTAGCGATGCGAAAACGATAGCACGCGTTCTTAATGAACTTGGTGGCATTACTGAAAAAGATACTACTATCTTGTTAGATATAGATAATGAAACGCTGATAAATACTCTTGAGCAATATGTTTCATATATTAAATCTGCACAACTCCCATCTCAACGTATCGAATTAGTTTTTTATTATTCAGGTCATTCCGATGACCAGGGTTTATTACTGAAAGGCAAACGTGTCGGCTATCGCGAACTTAGACAAGCGCTTAATAAAATACCTGCTGATGTAAGAGTAGCAATAGTAGATTCATGTTCTTCAGGTGCGTTAACTAGGCGTAAAGGTGGTGTTCATCGACCTCCGTTTTTAATAGATGGAACTACTAGCGTCCGTGGTCATGCTATTTTAACTTCAAGCTCAGAACATGAAGCTGCCCAAGAATCTGACCGTATACGTGCCTCATACTTCACTCATTATCTTATTTCTGGTTTACGCGGTGCTGCCGACACTACTGCCGACGGTCGCGTAACTCTCAACGAAGCTTATCAATTCGCCTTTGCTGAAACATTGCATCAAACTGAAAAAACCCAAGCCGGCGCTCAACACCCTGCATACGATATTCAACTGCAAGGCTCGGGTGATTTGGTAATGACCGACTTGCGCACAACAAATGCCAGTCTTAGTATGGCTGCTGAGTTACATGGAAGATTTTATATTCATGATAACAGTCAGCATTTAGCTGCGGAACTTTATAAACCAATCGGCAGAGTGGTTGAACTTGGTCTTGAACCTGGAAAATATTCTGTACGTCTTACTCAACGTGATGCCCTCTATGAAGCAGAGGTCGAATTGCAAGATGGCAAACATTTGCTTTTAAAAAATAATGATCTAAAAAAAGTATCATATGAATTAACCGCCATGCGCGGAAAGAACAACGACATTAACGATTTTGCAGCACCAGAATTTGCCATGCCCGCAGAAAAAAACAAAAATGTAAGTATCGATTCTTTCCCGCGTGTTAATACAAGTTTTTCTTTGATACCAACGATTAGCACCACAGAAACCATGGTGACTAAAAGATTATCTTTGAGTTTGGCAATGAGCGAAAGTGCCTACATTGACGGTGCCGATATTGGCGCCGGTTTTAATCATGTTTTATATGACCTACGCGGTCTGCAAGCTGGATTAGTTAATAAAGTAGATGGTGCGGCAGTAGGCGCACAAGTATCTTATGGTGTTAACTTAGTTAATAAACAAATGTTCGGCCTACAGGGAGCTGCAGCCTTTAATAGCAGCAATGGTGGCTCCTTTGCTCAAATCGCTGGTGGTGGCAATAGTACAACTGCCGCCAGCCGAGGATTACAAACTGCTGGTGTTTTTAATATCGCCAACTCAAGTTTTAAAGGCGCACAAATCAGTGGTGGCTTTAATGTTGTCAAAGAAGACTTTACGGGAGCGCAGATCACCGGTATTTTAAATCAATCTAGTGCTTATATGACTGGCGTGCAAATTGGGTTAATTAATTTAGGGGGTACAAAACTTACTGGTAGCCAAATTGGGTTAATTAATATTAGTGATGACCTTAGTGGCGGTCAAATTGGTTTAGTTAATATTGGCGATAAGGTTAATGGCACGCAGATTGGCTTGGTAAATGTATCGGATAATGCTGATGCGCCAATTGGTTTTATTAATTATGTAAAAGATGTTCCATTGCACTTTGAATTTTGGGGTTCTTCTGATGAACCAACGATGTTTGCGTTACGCTATGGTGGCAAATATATTTATGCCATGTTTGTTACTGGCATCATGCGGCGCAATTTACCACGTATGACCAATGAAGATTGGTCAATAGGTTTTGGTATTGGCGGACATATCCCAATTCAACAAGCCTTTATTGATATTGATATTATGGGTACAAGCCCTGCAAGCAAATTTGGCCATCCTGATGATCATACAACTTTGGGGCATCTGCGTTTAACTGTAGGTTGGCAAATTATGCCGCGTTTAGCGTTATTTGCCGGTCCAATGGCAAATGTATCTATTATAGCAGATGATAAAAGTTTAAATTTGCCAGTTAGAGATCGTTTTCGCTCGTTAGAGAAAGTATGGCATTCTGGCGATACTACGGTGCGTTTATGGCCTGGATTTGTAATTGGGGTGAGAATTTAA
- a CDS encoding nucleotidyltransferase domain-containing protein — protein MSNIGLSSKELNIVNDAWKSIAAKLPGAKLILFGSLAKNQGRENSDIDLAIKATNKVPLNLLAEFEDLLEESELVRCVDILDYQRLNKYMQVHIDSQGVFLY, from the coding sequence ATGAGTAATATTGGTCTAAGCAGTAAAGAACTAAATATTGTTAACGATGCTTGGAAGAGTATTGCTGCAAAACTTCCAGGTGCAAAATTAATATTATTTGGTTCATTGGCCAAAAACCAAGGGCGAGAAAATTCAGATATCGATCTGGCGATTAAAGCTACCAATAAAGTTCCGTTAAATTTACTTGCTGAATTTGAAGATTTGCTTGAAGAATCAGAACTAGTTCGTTGCGTTGATATTTTAGATTACCAGCGATTAAATAAATACATGCAAGTTCATATCGATAGCCAAGGTGTGTTTCTTTATTAA
- a CDS encoding nucleotidyltransferase substrate binding protein, translated as MNDLDLTALKKALTSLEDILNQPLSPYIRDGVIQRFEYTFELAWKIMQRALKLGGVDTGSAKQAFRAAHKAGYIDDVATWMRFLASRNLTSHTYNEDTADEVYQEAVRFPYFVKKLIIKLQDDFELNLK; from the coding sequence ATGAACGACCTTGATTTAACAGCGCTAAAAAAAGCACTGACTAGTTTAGAAGATATTCTCAATCAGCCATTGTCGCCCTATATTCGTGATGGGGTTATTCAGCGATTTGAATATACGTTTGAGTTAGCTTGGAAAATTATGCAAAGAGCATTAAAACTAGGTGGAGTGGATACCGGCAGTGCAAAACAGGCATTTCGTGCAGCTCATAAAGCTGGGTATATCGATGATGTTGCCACCTGGATGAGATTCTTAGCAAGTCGTAATCTTACATCACATACTTATAATGAAGATACCGCTGATGAAGTTTATCAAGAAGCTGTGCGTTTCCCGTATTTTGTGAAAAAACTTATCATTAAGTTACAAGACGATTTTGAGCTAAATTTAAAATGA
- a CDS encoding radical SAM protein has protein sequence MPPSIRVLPSVEQRLASLTEAARYDLSCACGPSNSRKRGSDGLWIYPAALPNGERTAMLKVLQAKGCECACNYCSERLGGRGYQEKLAPDELAQIFMQLYQARQVFGLFLSSAIHKGAVATMDNLLATAEILRSRYKYRGYMHLKLIPGCDSAQVEYAMRYATRVSVNLETPNEAQLKKIAPGKHHAQILAIMQQVAKAEKAGRFARSGQTTQLVVGAAGESDQDIALRVANLYDDLKLSRVYYSALQPLAGVDNIIAQPVPFMREHRLYQVDFMLRCYGFKVDEIPFNDSGALSLTTDPKTLWAKQHPELFPLEINTAQRHELLRVPGIGPKSVTRLLKLRATTKLRDTQALAAVGASYKIAAPYLLFDGCRAAQQLSLF, from the coding sequence ATGCCTCCATCAATCCGTGTGCTACCATCAGTTGAGCAGCGCTTAGCCTCGCTTACCGAGGCAGCACGTTACGACTTATCATGTGCTTGCGGTCCTTCTAACTCACGTAAACGTGGTAGTGATGGTTTATGGATTTATCCAGCAGCCTTGCCTAATGGTGAACGCACCGCAATGTTAAAAGTGTTGCAAGCTAAAGGATGCGAGTGCGCCTGTAACTATTGCAGTGAACGTCTCGGGGGCAGGGGGTACCAAGAAAAACTAGCTCCAGATGAGTTGGCACAAATATTCATGCAGCTTTACCAAGCTCGCCAAGTATTTGGTTTGTTTCTATCATCGGCAATTCATAAAGGTGCGGTTGCAACTATGGATAATTTACTTGCCACCGCCGAAATTTTACGTAGTCGTTATAAGTATCGGGGTTATATGCATCTTAAGCTTATCCCAGGTTGTGATAGTGCTCAGGTTGAATATGCCATGCGTTATGCGACACGCGTTTCAGTAAATCTTGAAACACCTAACGAAGCGCAATTAAAAAAAATTGCTCCAGGTAAACATCACGCCCAAATCCTGGCAATAATGCAACAAGTAGCAAAAGCTGAGAAAGCCGGTCGCTTTGCGCGGTCTGGTCAAACAACTCAGTTAGTTGTTGGTGCGGCGGGTGAAAGCGATCAAGATATTGCCTTGCGTGTTGCAAATCTTTATGACGATTTAAAATTATCTCGCGTTTATTATTCAGCCTTACAGCCACTAGCCGGTGTCGATAATATTATTGCGCAACCTGTGCCATTTATGCGTGAACATAGATTATACCAAGTAGATTTTATGCTGCGTTGTTATGGGTTTAAGGTTGATGAAATACCTTTTAATGATAGTGGTGCACTTTCACTTACTACCGATCCTAAAACCTTATGGGCCAAACAACACCCTGAGCTTTTTCCGCTAGAAATAAATACTGCACAACGTCACGAATTGTTGCGTGTCCCTGGTATTGGTCCAAAATCTGTAACCCGCTTACTTAAGTTACGTGCGACCACAAAACTACGTGATACTCAAGCATTAGCAGCAGTTGGTGCTTCTTATAAAATTGCTGCGCCATATTTATTGTTTGATGGGTGTCGGGCAGCTCAACAGCTTTCATTATTTTAA
- the thrH gene encoding bifunctional phosphoserine phosphatase/homoserine phosphotransferase ThrH — protein sequence MNRQVIACLDLEGVLVPEIWINVAECTGIAELRRTTRDEPDYNVLMQYRLNILAKHDLKLRDIQNVIATMKPLDGALKFLNWLRERCQVVILSDTFAQFAAPLMKQLSYPTLFCHSLEIDANNKISGYNLRLADQKRAAVRAFKELNFYVIAAGDSYNDTSMMLSADAGIFFRPPANITGEFPQFPVTQDYNELQEAFIMAGVSA from the coding sequence ATGAACCGTCAAGTAATAGCCTGCTTAGACTTAGAAGGTGTTTTAGTTCCCGAGATTTGGATAAATGTAGCTGAATGCACAGGCATTGCCGAACTTCGTCGCACCACGCGCGATGAACCTGATTATAATGTGTTAATGCAATATCGCCTTAACATTTTAGCTAAGCATGACCTCAAGTTGCGTGACATTCAAAATGTTATTGCCACCATGAAGCCTTTAGATGGCGCGTTAAAATTTCTTAATTGGCTACGAGAGCGCTGTCAGGTAGTTATTTTGTCTGACACTTTTGCTCAATTTGCCGCGCCATTAATGAAGCAGCTGAGTTATCCAACGCTTTTTTGCCACAGCCTTGAAATTGATGCTAACAATAAAATATCTGGTTACAATTTGCGTCTTGCCGATCAAAAACGTGCTGCAGTTAGAGCTTTTAAAGAGCTAAATTTCTATGTGATTGCTGCTGGTGATTCATATAATGATACTTCGATGATGCTTAGCGCCGATGCTGGCATTTTTTTTCGCCCGCCCGCAAATATAACTGGTGAATTTCCGCAGTTTCCAGTGACCCAAGATTATAATGAACTACAAGAAGCCTTTATAATGGCAGGGGTTAGTGCGTAG
- a CDS encoding phosphatase PAP2 family protein produces MILTSLTICYFSLGLTNLPSTSNSTLIDNQADPFTVSLLIDAPLIGGSAALFASTLLLNNYGNKKKKTDRTKILLPFDKIALNRNNKSHDIASTYLQNAMIISAPLAIGMWQWDLKFKSLVPAFIITESLIVSSAICHFTKSMVRRPRPYSYTRSFASGEASRSFYSAHTTVAFAAVTSTTSVLYHLQSPYTWPVLYAGIPLAATVGILRVSSGKHFPSDVIVGALAGASIGILVPYLHRSNRSLSLIFSPSGLAVAGNF; encoded by the coding sequence ATGATACTAACATCATTAACTATATGCTATTTTTCGCTTGGCTTAACAAATTTACCTAGTACGTCAAATTCAACATTAATAGATAATCAAGCCGATCCATTTACAGTTTCGCTTTTAATTGATGCACCGTTAATAGGTGGTAGCGCCGCTTTGTTTGCTAGTACTTTATTACTAAATAATTATGGCAATAAAAAGAAAAAGACCGATAGAACAAAAATACTTTTGCCATTTGATAAAATTGCGCTCAATCGTAATAATAAAAGTCATGATATTGCTTCGACTTATTTACAAAACGCTATGATCATAAGTGCTCCGCTTGCTATTGGCATGTGGCAATGGGACTTAAAATTTAAAAGTTTAGTTCCAGCGTTTATAATAACTGAATCGCTAATTGTAAGCTCTGCCATCTGCCATTTTACTAAATCAATGGTGAGACGCCCACGCCCTTATTCATACACGCGTAGTTTTGCTTCTGGTGAAGCAAGTCGCTCATTTTATTCTGCTCACACTACAGTGGCTTTTGCTGCAGTTACATCAACGACAAGTGTGCTTTACCATTTGCAATCACCATATACCTGGCCGGTGCTTTATGCTGGTATCCCGTTAGCAGCTACGGTTGGTATTTTGCGAGTTAGTAGTGGCAAACATTTTCCGAGTGATGTAATAGTTGGGGCGCTTGCCGGGGCATCAATAGGCATATTAGTCCCTTATCTACATCGAAGTAATCGTTCGCTATCATTAATATTTTCACCATCGGGACTAGCTGTCGCTGGTAATTTCTGA
- the tmk gene encoding dTMP kinase, giving the protein MHNNTGFLIALEGIDGSGTTTQARLLGEYLKLRRKVVCTVEPSKGPIGILIRQALVDNKKLSDESLALLFAADRLDHIEREIEPALKEGNIVITDRYLLSSLAYQSSYLPIDWVLSINSRARKPDASILLRVSAETAARRRETRGGHKERFDDIERQGQIAQAYEQTLKLANVGLTYAINAENDVETVHNELKQLLDKILP; this is encoded by the coding sequence ATGCATAACAACACTGGATTTCTAATTGCTTTAGAAGGTATTGATGGCTCTGGCACCACTACGCAAGCGCGGCTACTAGGCGAATATTTAAAGTTAAGACGAAAAGTTGTTTGTACTGTTGAACCATCAAAAGGTCCAATAGGTATACTTATTCGTCAAGCATTAGTTGATAATAAAAAACTTAGCGATGAATCGCTGGCTTTGTTATTTGCTGCTGATCGCCTAGATCATATTGAACGCGAAATAGAACCGGCGCTAAAAGAGGGAAACATTGTCATCACTGATCGCTATTTACTTTCTTCGCTAGCATACCAGTCGAGTTACTTGCCTATAGACTGGGTATTATCAATAAACTCTCGCGCACGAAAACCCGACGCTTCAATTTTATTGCGTGTAAGTGCCGAAACAGCAGCAAGACGTCGCGAAACACGTGGCGGTCATAAAGAACGCTTTGATGATATTGAGCGCCAAGGTCAAATCGCGCAAGCTTATGAACAAACTTTAAAGCTTGCAAACGTTGGCTTAACGTATGCTATCAATGCTGAGAATGATGTTGAAACTGTGCACAACGAATTAAAACAATTGCTAGATAAAATTTTGCCATAA
- a CDS encoding prepilin-type N-terminal cleavage/methylation domain-containing protein: MNKHLKQQIWRNNTNTRGMTLIEMMISLAVTMFFISGIILFLISHTRTSRRTFDRTDIQRGGRAALSIISQEINHAGLGLPRVFAIRSFTLNGSECSGTPELEIASLDYLREWIVSSTAANSLTLTSANPDPASVSDIIIAQNEWLFFYQNSNFSSGAISNGYGMLQVATTRTVANTAINISNTNYSSLAPRIDLTQPTLSTSVPHVPVILRARVSRFGVNCTDDVAHPYIFWEQAGQNKVPLARNADTRVLAAADLSIGANAGSIAALRFLFYLDANGDGQCDDTNNDNLFTRADAITSPTANDFANVCAIEVQMRLRSETPEAGSNPPIYPSTDFVELVKTNSINTQNPTYIFIDNSGL; encoded by the coding sequence ATGAACAAGCATCTTAAACAACAAATTTGGCGAAATAATACGAATACTCGTGGTATGACATTGATCGAAATGATGATCAGTTTAGCGGTGACTATGTTTTTTATCTCTGGCATTATTTTATTTCTTATTAGTCATACGCGTACCAGCAGAAGAACTTTTGACCGCACCGATATTCAGCGGGGTGGTCGTGCGGCATTAAGTATAATTAGTCAAGAGATAAACCATGCAGGTTTAGGATTGCCTCGTGTATTTGCTATTAGAAGTTTTACCCTTAATGGTTCAGAATGCTCTGGCACACCTGAGCTTGAGATAGCATCATTAGATTATTTACGTGAATGGATAGTAAGTAGCACTGCTGCTAATTCTCTTACCTTAACTTCAGCAAATCCAGATCCGGCGAGTGTTAGCGATATTATTATTGCGCAAAACGAATGGTTGTTTTTTTATCAAAATTCAAATTTCTCAAGTGGTGCTATATCTAATGGTTATGGAATGTTACAAGTTGCTACAACTCGTACTGTCGCAAATACCGCTATCAATATTAGTAATACCAACTATTCGAGTCTAGCTCCACGTATTGATTTAACCCAGCCTACTTTAAGTACTTCGGTACCACATGTCCCTGTTATATTAAGGGCCCGCGTGTCACGTTTTGGAGTAAATTGCACTGATGACGTAGCCCACCCATACATTTTTTGGGAACAAGCCGGGCAAAATAAGGTACCACTTGCACGCAATGCCGACACTAGGGTGCTTGCAGCTGCAGATCTATCAATTGGTGCTAATGCTGGCAGCATAGCAGCATTACGATTTTTATTTTATTTAGATGCAAATGGGGATGGGCAATGCGATGATACCAATAACGATAATTTATTTACGCGCGCAGACGCCATTACCTCACCAACAGCAAATGATTTTGCTAATGTTTGTGCTATTGAAGTACAGATGCGTTTACGTTCTGAAACACCTGAAGCAGGCAGTAATCCTCCAATATATCCTTCTACTGATTTTGTTGAATTAGTCAAAACTAATAGCATTAATACACAAAATCCAACCTATATCTTTATTGATAATTCAGGTTTGTAA